GATTTGATCGGCGCGCCGTGATGTCTAGCTGCGATCCTGGGTGCGCGAATTGCGATCCGAAGCCCTCTAGCGGCCTAGGAGCGCGTGCGCTGTTGGTCCTGCGAATGGCACGGGGTCCTTTGGCGACATCGATTCCGTTTGCCTCTCTCTAAAACTCGCGCCCGGCTTGCCAGTGTTGCCAGGCCATCTGGGCCACGGCTCCCATTCCCCGCAGCGGCTCTGGAGGAATCCATTTCGGGCCACTCAACTTCATGCGGTCCGCCAGCAGAGACGATTGAGATTCACATGCCAGTTCCGCCAAGAGTTTTCCATGAATGCTTCCTCGCAAGACGCCCGCGCCCTGACATCCAGCCGAAACAAACAAACCTCGCCTCAACTCCCCAAAATAATTCTCGCGGTTCGAGGTAATACCGACACCGCCGCCCCAAACGTGCTCGAACTCATAGGAGGGCATCGTTGGATATCGATTCCGATACAGGCTGGACAAAAGCGAACGAACCTTGTCAATGCTCGTCTCGCGCTCGTAAGAGTGACCACTGCGAATGAGGATGCGCCGCTTCCATTTTCTCATGGTTGTTCCCATGGCGGTAGGCGGGAGTATCGCCCACTCAGGCAAACGACCCAAAAGGTCGAGTTCAGTATCGTCCAACTCGGGAGTTAGCGCTCCATAAGTATGGACCACGACCATTCGATAGAGCGCGATATCCAGTGACCTGGCGTGCGCGTTGTTCGCCACGAAGACCTTCTCGCCGACGAAATTTCCGCGCTTTGTCACCACCTGAAAGAGACCGCTCCCCTCAATTGCCTCAGCTGCCGTGCGTTCCAACAACGTGACATTGGCGGGAAGCGTGTCGGCGAGTCCGCGAATGAGCGCAGCGGGCTGAATCAGGGCGTGAGTAAAGCCCTCGCAGCCGTATTCATAGTAGCGCGTACCGATAAGCACAAGAAGGTCTTCGCGGTCTCGCTCCCGATAGCGGAGAGCTCGCTTGGTTAATGAAGCGAGCGATGTGCGCACTTTATCCACTCCTTGTTTGGTGGCGGCGGCCACAATTCGAGGTGCATCCTCGATCCAATCGCACCGGATGT
This genomic stretch from Bradyrhizobium sp. CCGB12 harbors:
- a CDS encoding FAD-binding oxidoreductase: MKSRSTPHYSVACGWNALLPARAVRVEAPSKRKYDAIVVGAGFTGLAIARRFAELQPTKEILVLDAAEIGEGLSGRNSGILAPTVIQPRANAFGSAEEDAARKSRIVLAGLDWLRDVVKNNDIRCDWIEDAPRIVAAATKQGVDKVRTSLASLTKRALRYRERDREDLLVLIGTRYYEYGCEGFTHALIQPAALIRGLADTLPANVTLLERTAAEAIEGSGLFQVVTKRGNFVGEKVFVANNAHARSLDIALYRMVVVHTYGALTPELDDTELDLLGRLPEWAILPPTAMGTTMRKWKRRILIRSGHSYERETSIDKVRSLLSSLYRNRYPTMPSYEFEHVWGGGVGITSNRENYFGELRRGLFVSAGCQGAGVLRGSIHGKLLAELACESQSSLLADRMKLSGPKWIPPEPLRGMGAVAQMAWQHWQAGREF